One stretch of Segatella copri DNA includes these proteins:
- a CDS encoding PL29 family lyase N-terminal domain-containing protein, with protein MKRKYFSALLMGALTIASVSTFTSCKDYDDDISNLQQQIDSNAKAIETIQNLIKGGGLVTGVTETSDGITVKLSDGKSVTISNGKDGAPGTAWTIGADGYWYENGKKTDNLARGPQGEKGEKGDQGVKGDKGDQGVKGDKGDQGVKGDKGDAGTSASAASYEYFVPNAESGYFDIYKDGKKVKQSNVQFVSETPNSITATLDKQNLILTGVKGISGEKVVISLTGDLTGLVFMPNLYLDGIETLTYDYLHGEYLEHKDNLTGLSRLNTTTGVAKTIKGLDNYLPDRLADATALDPAAAVLYNYGPAWGVKYHMNPSNADMAYEDITGFNLLEPTILNYHTRATASDLGNITSPKLNDAGKALFNTSNGIVTAGLKIQHPEKLEPFPTVKDKNETANTVALQAKTAASTVAEGKVTSDYALIQPQKAYLEALYWRLKPHYAGLGASNTRMGDEKGIPTAKYFGTTATDAAAQVHVYDSPQEALADPAGAALELYYNSAEGIDIASYLGLHMLVEDVKQFTPGTPNKLGVNLKELSLEEGKEWGLTYQFNLVNYQVDGNATIDSKYAKWVNQEAGVLRAWNVDKDGNPTTTESSTAIDREPLVQVLVKRGDKVVLDGYILIHITRQNPEVAPNKTIDLLTQDAQFDLCNDIDKLKTTWSQFSSIVLTQGLENMTKKDFDEQYTIDSKGNYGNDAAGNTTLDLRMFKDAPEKGGTYNAADDLGNIEYFPNTEGTTNHAFKWHLTAKELEMLTHDQVNPVTVTRYVRYIGKAKAKYPYIYVKLTYTLSRINKNQTFGELIPEYWKGLDGSENGKEAVIFDVKEPTNGGDINAISRKVTSTLKGNVAKLVGTHKYYFVPEPVVVGGYTITPQSSAADTKWNKLFCKYITGDSHVFSKAKLQETLEGCAIKYADGAFTNEDLYAVKGGVYTHIATLDPATSEITLVKNETTKAVLNAIGYEPANANIQKELRSWVGVVTENSCGVAEFVKDGIFLTSWERPINLIDVATEPRIDANTNGNVIYALDLFKLYDWRGWNTETMSEAGCVANQSHMWGDHLWFWGYYNVKSITIDTTPANVETTLGGGTWTTMDQISKDVELLCGNKNGNPTAAKKKGSETYTFNLTSYNSASQNAALAALMEADKAKFGTIWYYNNGGNVETFKVRIPISIAYEWGEFTTKVEFTINGTIGD; from the coding sequence ATGAAAAGAAAGTATTTTAGCGCGCTGCTTATGGGTGCATTGACAATTGCCTCGGTAAGCACATTTACTTCTTGTAAGGACTACGATGATGACATTAGTAATTTGCAACAGCAGATTGATTCTAATGCAAAAGCAATTGAGACCATTCAGAATTTGATTAAGGGTGGTGGTCTTGTTACCGGAGTAACAGAAACTAGTGATGGTATTACTGTAAAGCTCAGTGATGGAAAATCAGTCACTATTTCAAATGGTAAGGATGGCGCTCCTGGTACTGCATGGACTATCGGTGCCGATGGTTACTGGTATGAGAATGGTAAAAAGACAGACAACTTGGCTCGTGGTCCTCAGGGCGAGAAAGGCGAGAAGGGCGATCAAGGCGTCAAGGGCGACAAGGGCGATCAAGGCGTCAAGGGTGACAAGGGCGATCAAGGCGTCAAGGGTGACAAGGGTGATGCAGGCACAAGCGCATCCGCAGCATCTTATGAGTACTTTGTTCCTAATGCTGAATCTGGTTACTTCGACATCTACAAGGATGGCAAGAAGGTAAAACAGAGTAATGTTCAGTTTGTATCAGAAACTCCAAACTCTATCACCGCTACTTTGGATAAGCAAAACTTAATCCTCACAGGTGTTAAGGGTATTTCTGGTGAAAAGGTCGTTATTTCACTTACTGGTGATTTGACAGGCTTGGTATTCATGCCAAATCTCTACTTGGATGGTATTGAGACTTTGACTTATGACTACTTGCATGGTGAATACTTAGAGCATAAGGACAATTTGACTGGCCTTAGCCGCTTGAATACTACTACTGGCGTGGCTAAGACAATCAAGGGTCTTGATAATTATTTGCCAGACAGATTGGCCGATGCTACAGCTCTTGATCCTGCTGCTGCAGTTTTGTACAATTATGGTCCTGCTTGGGGTGTTAAGTATCACATGAATCCATCAAATGCTGATATGGCATACGAGGATATTACGGGCTTCAATCTTCTTGAGCCAACAATCTTGAACTATCATACCCGCGCTACAGCTTCAGATCTTGGAAATATTACTTCTCCAAAGTTGAACGATGCGGGTAAGGCTCTCTTCAATACTTCTAATGGTATTGTAACAGCAGGTTTGAAGATTCAGCATCCTGAAAAGTTGGAACCATTCCCAACTGTTAAAGATAAGAATGAGACAGCTAATACGGTTGCTTTGCAGGCTAAGACTGCTGCAAGTACAGTAGCTGAAGGCAAGGTTACTTCTGATTATGCTTTGATTCAGCCACAGAAGGCATACCTCGAGGCTTTGTACTGGAGATTGAAACCTCATTATGCTGGATTAGGTGCGTCTAATACCCGTATGGGTGACGAAAAGGGTATTCCTACAGCTAAGTACTTCGGTACAACTGCTACTGATGCTGCTGCTCAGGTTCACGTTTATGACTCACCTCAGGAGGCTTTGGCTGATCCAGCTGGTGCAGCTCTCGAACTTTACTATAACAGCGCAGAGGGTATTGATATTGCAAGCTACCTCGGACTCCACATGTTGGTAGAGGATGTTAAGCAGTTTACTCCTGGTACTCCTAATAAACTTGGTGTTAACTTGAAGGAGTTGTCGCTAGAAGAAGGTAAGGAATGGGGCTTGACATATCAGTTCAATCTCGTTAATTATCAGGTAGATGGCAACGCTACTATTGATAGTAAGTATGCTAAGTGGGTTAACCAGGAAGCTGGTGTTCTCCGTGCATGGAATGTTGATAAAGACGGTAATCCTACTACAACAGAATCTTCTACAGCTATCGACCGTGAGCCATTGGTTCAGGTACTCGTTAAGCGTGGTGATAAGGTGGTCTTGGATGGTTACATCTTGATTCACATTACACGCCAGAACCCAGAGGTTGCTCCTAATAAGACAATTGACTTGTTGACACAGGATGCTCAGTTCGATCTCTGCAATGATATTGATAAGTTGAAGACTACATGGTCTCAGTTCTCTTCTATTGTATTGACACAGGGTCTTGAGAATATGACCAAGAAAGACTTCGATGAGCAGTATACTATTGATTCTAAGGGTAATTATGGTAACGATGCTGCAGGTAATACAACATTGGATCTGAGGATGTTCAAGGATGCTCCTGAGAAGGGTGGTACCTACAACGCTGCTGATGATCTTGGTAATATCGAATACTTCCCTAATACAGAGGGTACAACTAACCATGCGTTCAAGTGGCACTTGACTGCTAAGGAACTTGAGATGTTGACTCATGATCAGGTTAATCCTGTTACTGTAACTCGCTATGTACGTTACATTGGTAAGGCAAAGGCTAAGTATCCTTACATCTATGTTAAGTTGACTTACACCTTGTCACGTATCAATAAGAACCAGACATTCGGTGAGTTGATTCCTGAATACTGGAAGGGACTTGATGGTTCTGAAAATGGTAAGGAAGCTGTTATCTTCGATGTTAAGGAGCCTACAAATGGTGGCGATATCAATGCTATCAGCCGCAAGGTTACTTCTACTTTGAAGGGTAATGTTGCTAAGTTAGTAGGTACTCACAAGTATTACTTCGTTCCTGAGCCTGTTGTAGTTGGTGGTTATACAATCACTCCACAGAGCAGTGCTGCTGATACCAAGTGGAACAAGTTGTTCTGCAAGTATATCACTGGCGACTCTCACGTATTCAGCAAGGCTAAGTTGCAGGAAACTCTTGAGGGTTGCGCTATTAAATACGCTGATGGTGCATTCACGAATGAAGATCTCTATGCAGTAAAGGGTGGTGTTTATACGCACATTGCTACATTGGATCCTGCTACTAGTGAGATTACATTGGTAAAGAATGAAACAACAAAGGCTGTATTGAATGCGATTGGTTATGAGCCTGCAAATGCTAATATCCAGAAGGAGCTCCGCTCTTGGGTAGGTGTTGTAACTGAGAATTCTTGTGGTGTAGCTGAGTTTGTTAAGGATGGTATCTTCCTGACATCTTGGGAGCGTCCAATCAACTTGATTGATGTTGCTACAGAGCCACGTATTGATGCTAACACCAATGGTAACGTAATCTACGCTCTTGATCTCTTCAAGTTGTACGATTGGCGTGGATGGAATACTGAAACAATGTCTGAGGCTGGTTGTGTAGCTAATCAGAGTCATATGTGGGGTGACCACCTCTGGTTCTGGGGTTACTACAATGTGAAGTCTATCACTATAGATACTACCCCTGCTAACGTTGAGACAACTCTTGGTGGTGGTACCTGGACTACAATGGATCAGATTAGTAAAGACGTTGAACTCTTATGCGGTAATAAGAACGGTAATCCTACAGCTGCTAAAAAGAAGGGTAGCGAAACTTACACCTTCAATTTGACAAGTTACAACTCAGCAAGTCAGAATGCAGCATTGGCAGCCCTCATGGAGGCAGATAAGGCTAAGTTCGGTACTATCTGGTACTACAACAATGGTGGTAACGTAGAGACCTTCAAGGTAAGAATTCCTATCTCTATCGCTTACGAGTGGGGTGAGTTTACTACTAAGGTTGAGTTCACAATCAACGGTACAATCGGCGATTAA
- a CDS encoding ATP-binding protein: MKQDTKRIPYGRNDFVQIIEQNNYYVDKTMYLPALEDEAVNLFFIRPRRFGKSVFISMLQAYYDCNMKDKFKDLFGNLWIGKNPTPLQGKYLVLYLDFSQVGGRIDQLEDKFNRYCKVKLDSFVDVYRQYYSEDFVKKVFEAEDAVDKLILINDESKKLNLRTYLIIDEYDNFTNTVLNEQGEGVYRAMTHAEGFYRDIFKKFKGSFERIFMTGVSPVTLDDVTSGFNIGWHISTKKQFNQMLGFSTEDVYQMFNYYKEKGEIAANANIDDIVNEMKPWYDNYCFSKSALTSQSKIFNCDMVFYYLRNYLSSGKGPEEMIDPNTKTDYNKMKKLIQLDKLDGDRKGVIRTIAEKGEIVTTLYDTFPARMITDPQVFPSLLFYYGMLTIKATRGAKLVLGIPNNNVRKQYYEYLIELMDAKAYVNVNKLTDYYYDMAYEGKWHEALQYMADSYAKISSVRDGIEAERNMQGFFMAYLSLNDYYYTAPELELNHGYCDFFLLPDLTHYEAKHSYIIELKMLPKKDFNVISKGESKTKAELQWDEAVEQINRYAAAPRVEVLRQGTQLHKIIMQFEGWELKNMKEV, from the coding sequence ATGAAGCAAGATACTAAAAGAATACCTTATGGACGCAATGACTTCGTACAAATCATAGAGCAAAACAATTACTATGTGGACAAGACGATGTATTTGCCAGCATTGGAAGATGAGGCGGTAAACCTCTTCTTTATCCGTCCTCGCCGTTTTGGCAAGAGCGTATTCATCAGTATGCTCCAAGCTTATTATGATTGTAACATGAAGGATAAGTTCAAGGATCTGTTCGGCAATCTGTGGATTGGCAAGAATCCTACTCCCCTTCAAGGCAAATATCTGGTTCTCTATCTTGACTTTTCGCAAGTAGGCGGACGTATCGACCAGTTGGAAGACAAGTTTAACCGTTATTGCAAAGTGAAGCTGGATAGTTTTGTGGATGTCTACCGTCAATACTATTCGGAGGATTTTGTAAAGAAGGTCTTCGAGGCGGAAGACGCCGTAGACAAGTTGATACTTATCAACGACGAATCGAAGAAGCTGAATCTTCGTACCTATCTCATCATTGACGAATATGACAACTTCACCAACACGGTGCTCAACGAGCAGGGTGAAGGAGTGTATCGTGCCATGACCCATGCTGAGGGTTTCTATCGTGATATCTTCAAGAAATTCAAAGGTTCGTTTGAACGTATCTTTATGACGGGTGTGAGTCCTGTGACGCTCGATGACGTGACCAGCGGTTTCAACATCGGATGGCATATATCCACCAAGAAGCAATTCAACCAGATGTTAGGCTTTTCTACAGAAGATGTCTATCAGATGTTCAACTATTATAAGGAAAAGGGCGAAATTGCAGCCAATGCCAACATTGATGACATTGTTAACGAGATGAAACCCTGGTATGATAACTATTGCTTCTCGAAGAGTGCCTTGACATCTCAAAGTAAGATCTTCAACTGCGATATGGTGTTCTATTATCTGCGCAACTATCTGAGCTCTGGCAAGGGACCTGAAGAGATGATAGACCCTAACACCAAGACCGACTATAACAAGATGAAAAAGCTCATCCAGCTCGACAAGCTAGATGGCGACCGAAAGGGCGTGATTCGCACGATTGCCGAGAAAGGAGAGATTGTGACTACACTCTATGACACCTTCCCTGCAAGAATGATAACAGACCCGCAGGTATTTCCAAGCCTGCTGTTTTATTATGGCATGCTTACCATCAAGGCTACGAGAGGAGCAAAGCTTGTACTCGGAATTCCGAACAATAATGTGCGCAAGCAATATTATGAATATCTGATAGAACTCATGGATGCAAAAGCCTATGTCAATGTAAACAAGCTTACTGACTATTACTACGACATGGCATATGAAGGCAAGTGGCATGAAGCCTTGCAATACATGGCAGATTCTTATGCCAAGATTTCTTCCGTGCGTGACGGAATAGAGGCAGAACGTAACATGCAGGGATTCTTTATGGCATATCTCAGTCTGAACGATTACTATTATACTGCGCCAGAACTGGAGTTAAATCATGGGTATTGTGATTTCTTCTTATTGCCAGACCTTACGCATTATGAGGCTAAGCATAGCTATATCATAGAACTGAAGATGCTGCCGAAGAAAGATTTCAATGTAATTTCTAAAGGGGAAAGCAAGACGAAAGCCGAACTGCAATGGGACGAGGCTGTGGAGCAAATCAACCGATATGCTGCAGCCCCAAGAGTAGAAGTTCTAAGGCAGGGGACTCAACTGCATAAAATCATCATGCAATTTGAGGGTTGGGAACTAAAGAACATGAAGGAGGTATAA
- the asnS gene encoding asparagine--tRNA ligase — translation MEKVKRTKVVDLLKSTAYGSIVNVKGWVRTHRSSKAVDFIALNDGSTINNIQIVVDPSKVDENQLRQITTGACISAVGTLVESQGAGQSVEIQCESIEIYGLCGSDYPMQKKGQSFEYMRQYAHLRLRTNTFGAVMRIRHNMAMAIHTYFHEHGYFYFNTPLITASDCEGAGQMFQVTTKNLYNLKKTEDGKIDYSDDFFGKQTSLTVSGQLEGELGATALGAIYTFGPTFRAENSNTPRHLAEFWMVEPEVAFLDMDGLMELEEDFIKYCIRWALEHCKDDLAFLNKMIDKGLIARLEGVLNSEFVHLPYTEGIRILQEAIANGKKFEFPCEWGDDLASEHERFLVEEHFKRPVIMTNYPKAIKAFYMKIDEEESGFGGKSGQTVQGTDVLFPQIGEIIGGSVREESYDKLMGEIEARNIPMKDMNWYLDTRKYGSCPHAGFGLGFERLILFVTGMQNIRDVIPFPRTPKNAEF, via the coding sequence ATGGAAAAAGTAAAAAGAACTAAAGTTGTAGACTTGCTCAAGAGTACAGCCTACGGCTCAATCGTGAATGTCAAGGGATGGGTTCGTACCCATCGTAGTAGCAAAGCAGTCGATTTTATCGCTCTTAACGATGGTTCTACTATTAATAATATTCAGATAGTAGTCGACCCATCAAAGGTCGATGAAAATCAGCTCCGTCAGATTACTACTGGTGCTTGTATCAGCGCCGTAGGTACGCTGGTAGAAAGCCAGGGTGCCGGACAGAGTGTTGAGATCCAGTGCGAGAGCATCGAGATTTACGGTCTCTGCGGCAGCGACTATCCTATGCAGAAGAAGGGACAGAGCTTCGAATACATGCGTCAGTATGCTCACCTCCGTCTCCGTACCAATACCTTTGGTGCCGTGATGCGTATCCGCCATAACATGGCAATGGCTATCCACACTTACTTCCACGAGCATGGATATTTCTATTTCAATACTCCGCTCATCACAGCCAGCGACTGCGAGGGTGCAGGTCAGATGTTCCAGGTTACAACCAAGAACCTCTACAACCTGAAGAAGACAGAGGATGGCAAGATTGACTATTCTGATGATTTCTTCGGCAAGCAGACTTCATTGACCGTTTCCGGTCAGTTGGAGGGTGAGCTCGGTGCTACAGCACTCGGCGCCATCTACACCTTCGGTCCAACCTTCCGTGCAGAGAACAGTAATACTCCTCGCCACCTGGCTGAGTTCTGGATGGTAGAGCCAGAGGTTGCTTTCCTGGATATGGACGGTTTGATGGAGTTGGAGGAAGACTTCATCAAGTATTGTATCCGTTGGGCACTGGAGCATTGCAAGGACGATCTTGCTTTCTTGAACAAGATGATAGACAAGGGTCTGATTGCCCGTCTGGAAGGCGTATTGAATTCCGAATTCGTTCATCTTCCATATACCGAGGGTATCCGCATCCTTCAGGAGGCTATTGCCAACGGTAAGAAGTTTGAGTTCCCATGCGAGTGGGGTGATGACTTGGCTTCAGAGCATGAGCGTTTCCTCGTAGAGGAGCACTTCAAGCGCCCGGTTATCATGACCAACTATCCTAAGGCTATCAAGGCATTCTATATGAAGATAGACGAGGAGGAGAGTGGTTTCGGTGGCAAGAGCGGTCAGACCGTTCAGGGTACCGACGTACTGTTCCCACAGATTGGTGAGATTATCGGTGGTTCTGTCCGTGAGGAGAGCTATGACAAACTGATGGGTGAGATTGAGGCTCGCAACATCCCTATGAAGGATATGAACTGGTATCTCGATACCCGTAAGTATGGTTCATGCCCACACGCAGGTTTCGGTCTCGGTTTCGAGCGTCTGATTCTCTTCGTAACCGGTATGCAGAATATCCGCGACGTGATTCCATTCCCACGTACACCAAAGAACGCAGAATTCTAG
- a CDS encoding pseudouridine synthase: MDSEFENKPQDQSSENERTREGYNPAGGYQKSYRPVGRTQRPRINSHRAYSSDRSSSNSEGGFRPEGFGAGLQSTGSERPQRSNYQSRGGYGNSNRGGYQPRQQGGYQSRPQQGGYRPRYNNNDEQGGYQPRQQGGYQPRQQGGYQSRSQQGGYGNNNRGGYGRPQGGGYGNNRGGGYGRPQQGGYGNNRGGYGRPQGGGYGNNRGGGFRQHTPGYDPNAKYSMKKRIEYKEENIDPTEPLRLNKFLANAGVCSRREADEFIQAGLVTVNGEVVTELGTKILRTDEVKFHDAPVTLEKKVYVLLNKPKDYVTTSDDPQQRKTVMDLVKDVCPERIYPVGRLDRNTTGVLLLTNDGDLASKLTHPKFLKKKVYHVHLDKNLTAHDMDQIREGITLEDGEIKADAVEYADDRDKAQVGIEIHSGKNRIVRRIFESLGYRVTKLDRVQFAGLTKKNLRRGDWRFLTEKEVDMLRMGAFE, encoded by the coding sequence ATGGATTCAGAATTTGAAAACAAACCTCAAGATCAGTCTTCTGAGAATGAGAGAACCCGTGAGGGCTACAACCCAGCAGGTGGTTATCAGAAGAGTTATCGACCAGTAGGTCGCACACAGCGTCCTCGTATCAATTCACATCGCGCATACAGCAGCGACAGAAGTAGCAGTAACAGCGAAGGCGGTTTCCGTCCTGAAGGTTTCGGTGCTGGCTTGCAGAGTACAGGCAGCGAGCGTCCACAGCGCAGCAACTATCAGAGCCGTGGTGGTTATGGTAACAGCAACCGTGGTGGCTACCAGCCACGTCAGCAGGGAGGCTATCAGTCTCGTCCTCAGCAGGGTGGCTATCGTCCTCGTTACAACAATAATGATGAGCAGGGTGGTTATCAGCCTCGTCAGCAGGGTGGCTATCAGCCACGCCAGCAGGGCGGCTACCAGTCTCGTTCTCAGCAGGGTGGTTATGGTAATAACAACCGTGGTGGTTATGGTCGTCCACAGGGTGGCGGCTATGGCAACAACCGTGGTGGTGGCTATGGTCGTCCTCAGCAGGGTGGTTATGGCAATAACCGTGGCGGTTATGGTCGTCCACAGGGTGGTGGCTATGGCAACAACCGTGGTGGCGGTTTCCGTCAGCACACTCCTGGTTACGATCCAAATGCTAAGTATAGCATGAAGAAGCGTATCGAATATAAGGAGGAGAACATCGACCCAACAGAGCCATTGCGTTTGAACAAGTTCCTCGCCAATGCTGGTGTTTGCTCTCGCCGTGAGGCTGATGAGTTCATCCAGGCAGGTCTGGTAACTGTCAATGGTGAGGTTGTTACCGAGTTGGGTACCAAGATCCTTCGTACCGATGAGGTGAAGTTCCACGACGCTCCTGTAACTTTGGAGAAGAAGGTATACGTATTGCTCAACAAGCCAAAGGATTATGTTACAACCAGCGATGATCCTCAGCAGCGCAAGACTGTGATGGACCTCGTAAAGGATGTTTGTCCTGAGCGTATCTATCCTGTAGGCCGTCTCGACCGTAATACAACAGGTGTACTTCTCTTGACCAACGATGGTGACCTGGCTTCTAAGCTTACTCACCCTAAGTTCCTGAAGAAGAAGGTTTATCACGTTCACCTCGATAAGAACCTGACTGCTCACGATATGGATCAGATCCGTGAGGGTATCACCTTGGAAGATGGTGAGATCAAGGCAGATGCTGTAGAGTATGCTGATGATCGCGACAAGGCACAGGTTGGCATCGAGATTCATAGTGGCAAGAACCGTATCGTGCGCCGTATCTTCGAGAGTCTCGGCTATCGTGTTACCAAGCTCGACCGTGTACAGTTCGCAGGTTTGACTAAGAAAAATCTCCGTCGCGGTGACTGGCGCTTCCTTACTGAGAAGGAGGTAGACATGCTCCGCATGGGTGCTTTTGAATAA
- the purB gene encoding adenylosuccinate lyase translates to MNLDLLTAISPIDGRYRGKTEQLANYFSEYALIRYRVRVEIEYFITLCELPLPQLASFDKSLFERLRDIYRNFDENEAQRVKDIEKITNHDVKAVEYFIKEEFDKIGGLDAYKEFIHFGLTSQDINNTSVPLSVKEALEECFNPQVEELIAQLQTYADEWKDVPMLAKTHGQPASPTRLGKEIMVYVYRLTEQLNSLKACKITAKFGGATGNYNAHHVAYPQYDWKAFGNKFVSEKLGLEREQYTTQISNYDYLGAIFDAIRRINTIIIDLDRDFWMYISMDYFKQKIKAGEVGSSAMPHKVNPIDYENSEGNLGIANAILQFLAQKLPVSRLQRDLTDSTVLRNIGVPLGHSVIAIQSTLKGLRKLILHEEKLQEDLNNTWAVVAEAIQTILRREAYPHPYEALKALTRTNQHMTEETIHEFIQGLNVSDSVKAELMAITPSNYTGI, encoded by the coding sequence ATGAATTTAGATTTATTGACTGCCATATCACCAATTGATGGTCGTTATAGGGGAAAAACAGAGCAACTCGCTAACTACTTTTCAGAGTATGCTCTCATTCGTTATCGTGTACGCGTAGAGATTGAATACTTCATCACTCTATGCGAGTTACCTTTGCCACAGCTTGCTTCTTTCGACAAGTCGCTGTTCGAACGTCTGCGTGACATTTATCGTAATTTTGACGAAAATGAAGCGCAGCGCGTAAAAGACATCGAGAAGATTACCAATCACGATGTAAAAGCTGTAGAGTATTTTATCAAGGAAGAATTTGATAAAATCGGTGGCCTGGATGCTTACAAGGAGTTTATCCATTTTGGTTTGACATCTCAGGATATCAACAACACAAGTGTACCTCTCTCTGTAAAAGAAGCATTGGAAGAGTGCTTCAATCCACAGGTAGAAGAGCTGATAGCCCAACTTCAGACTTATGCTGATGAGTGGAAGGATGTGCCTATGCTGGCTAAGACTCACGGACAGCCTGCTTCACCTACCCGCCTGGGCAAGGAAATCATGGTTTATGTTTACCGTCTTACCGAGCAGCTTAATTCGCTCAAGGCTTGCAAGATTACAGCTAAGTTCGGTGGTGCTACCGGTAACTACAATGCTCACCATGTAGCTTATCCACAGTATGACTGGAAAGCATTCGGCAACAAGTTTGTCAGCGAAAAACTCGGTTTGGAACGCGAGCAGTATACCACACAGATCAGTAACTATGACTACCTTGGCGCTATCTTTGACGCCATCCGCCGTATCAACACCATTATCATCGACTTAGACCGTGACTTCTGGATGTATATCTCTATGGATTACTTCAAGCAGAAGATCAAGGCAGGTGAGGTAGGCTCAAGTGCGATGCCTCACAAGGTGAATCCTATCGATTATGAGAACAGTGAAGGTAACCTGGGCATAGCCAATGCCATTCTTCAGTTCCTGGCACAGAAACTTCCGGTTAGCCGCTTGCAGCGCGACCTTACTGACAGTACCGTACTCCGTAACATCGGTGTGCCTCTCGGTCATAGCGTCATTGCTATCCAGAGTACATTGAAGGGCTTGCGTAAACTGATTCTTCACGAGGAGAAACTGCAGGAAGATTTGAATAATACATGGGCAGTTGTAGCTGAGGCTATCCAGACTATCCTTCGCCGTGAGGCATATCCACATCCTTACGAGGCATTGAAGGCGTTGACACGTACCAACCAGCACATGACTGAGGAAACTATTCATGAGTTTATCCAGGGATTGAATGTGAGTGATAGTGTTAAGGCAGAACTGATGGCAATCACACCAAGCAATTATACAGGTATCTAA
- a CDS encoding OmpA family protein, whose translation MKKLLAVLALASVTMGSMAQDAATTEKYSVATNSFWSNWFVQANVAGSAFWGNQEEGNGFSKSPLKGFRNNLGFSVAVGKWFTPGLGLRTKFNGAWGRTVVSEDKSTNANKYWTLNEQVLFNVSNMLCGYNEARLWDCIPYAGVGINRNMSANCYAPVAGVGILNEFKINNKWAVNLDVNYTVGANDYDGYAGVLAGAKPSTSHSIDKVIARHDRSLNVEVGVTYNLGKATWNKVPDVDAINALHQSELDALNAKLNDANAENDRLKNLLNNQKPVEEKAVKEYVATPVSVFFNIGKSKVASKKDLVNVQALAQYAKDNNAKLVVNGYADSATGSAAINQKISKARAEKVANELVKLGVAKENIIVKANGGVKDLTPASYNRRATVQVGE comes from the coding sequence ATGAAAAAGTTATTAGCAGTGCTAGCATTGGCTAGCGTAACAATGGGCAGTATGGCTCAGGATGCAGCAACTACTGAGAAGTATAGCGTAGCAACAAATTCTTTCTGGAGCAATTGGTTTGTTCAGGCAAACGTTGCTGGTTCTGCATTCTGGGGCAACCAGGAAGAGGGCAATGGTTTCTCTAAGAGCCCACTCAAGGGTTTCAGAAACAATCTCGGTTTCTCTGTTGCTGTAGGTAAGTGGTTCACACCAGGTCTCGGTCTCCGTACTAAGTTCAATGGTGCATGGGGTCGTACAGTAGTTTCTGAGGATAAGTCAACAAATGCAAATAAGTATTGGACTTTGAATGAGCAGGTTTTGTTCAATGTTAGCAATATGTTGTGTGGTTACAACGAGGCTCGTCTTTGGGATTGCATCCCTTACGCAGGTGTTGGTATTAACCGTAACATGAGCGCTAACTGCTATGCTCCTGTAGCTGGTGTTGGTATCTTGAACGAGTTCAAGATCAATAACAAGTGGGCTGTCAACCTCGATGTAAACTATACAGTAGGTGCTAACGACTATGATGGTTACGCAGGTGTATTGGCAGGTGCTAAGCCTAGCACATCTCACTCAATCGACAAGGTGATTGCAAGACACGACCGTTCTTTGAATGTTGAGGTCGGTGTTACATACAACTTGGGTAAGGCTACTTGGAACAAGGTTCCAGATGTTGACGCTATCAACGCTCTTCATCAGTCAGAACTCGACGCTCTCAATGCTAAGTTGAACGATGCTAATGCAGAGAACGACCGTTTGAAGAATCTCTTGAACAACCAGAAGCCTGTAGAGGAAAAGGCAGTTAAGGAGTATGTTGCTACTCCAGTTTCTGTATTCTTCAACATCGGCAAGTCTAAGGTTGCTTCTAAGAAGGATCTCGTAAATGTACAGGCTCTCGCTCAGTATGCTAAGGACAACAACGCTAAGTTGGTAGTTAACGGTTATGCTGACAGCGCTACAGGTTCTGCAGCTATCAACCAGAAGATTTCTAAGGCTCGTGCTGAGAAGGTAGCTAACGAGCTCGTTAAGTTGGGCGTTGCTAAGGAGAACATCATTGTAAAGGCTAATGGTGGTGTTAAGGATTTGACTCCTGCTTCTTACAACCGTCGTGCAACTGTTCAGGTTGGTGAGTAA